The segment TTCAGGATAAAAACATTCCGCTATATCCCACCGGGGACATCGCTCGCCTCGTTTGATAACGCGGGGAAcaccctcttcttcctcagccATCCCACCCCCTGAGACATGCTGTAATACTGCCAAACGCGCTCGGAACAAGCAGATCCGGAGACTCCCCATCGGTAAATCCTCGTCCTCCCCTTGCCCTGAAAATGAGTATTTCCGACGGAGTACAGAGGAGCGGGTGCTCAATCTTTCACCTACGGGTCTCCCCTGCCTGCCCGGGACAATCCCCGGCTGCGAGGCGCCCCCCAAAGCGTCCGAGACTCTCAGGTTAAAGCGCTCTCCCTACTCGCCATGGGACGGGGCAAGAAGTCAGCGTCCATccttcccaccccaccagcACTCCACAAAAGAACTGGAAGAACCTGAAAGAACTTCCCAAACTCCTTCTGGGGAGTTCGGTCGTAAAATCGCTATTGAGCGGGTGGCTCGGGATTAAAAGACAGAAGCGGAGTACGAGGAAAATGAGTCacgggggggacacagggatggggatgctcgCGCAGGGAAGCGAGGGATCGGCGTGGgggcagcaaaagcaaagcaggcGGCGGCTGACCTGGTCGAAGTAGATGGTCATGGTGCGGTTGCTCATCTCGGAGGGCTCGTGGTTGGTGCTGCGGGTGGCCGAGAAGGCCACCTTGGCGCTGCCCGAGCGCACCGAGAtccccagggaggaggtgatCGCGCCGTCGGCCGAGGGGCTGGAGTCGCAGACCACCAGGCACTTCCCCTCCAGGACGATGGGCTCCGTGTCGTTCTGCGCCCGCACGGGGCACCCGgcgggcagcagcagcagcagcagcggcagcgcCGCcgccaggcagcagcagcagccgcccGCCGGCAgcgccccccgccgccgccacccCATGCCCAGCGCCTGCTGCCGCCGCTCCGCCTCGCCCTGCGGCCAGCGCTCTGCGGGACGGCGCCCGGGCAGCGGCGGGCGGCGCCGcgccttcctccccttctccgcctcctcctctcttcctcctcttcctcctcctcctccgcgAAGGAGCCTCTTCAGAGTGCGGGCGGCGAGCCTGGCGGGGGCAAAGCGGAGCGAGCGTCGAGCCGCCGCGGGGTCCCCGCCCCGGGCAGCCCAGGCGGCACAAGGCTGGGAGAGACCCGGCGCCTCCTCGCGTCTCGTCTTTCTCCCGTCCCCCAACAGCGGGGGGTCCCGCAGCCCCAGCCATACTTCGAGGAGGGGGGCAGCGCGGCAGATTTCGTCCCTGAACCCGCGGCGGAGCACCCGTGGGCGCCTCGGACAGTCCCTTTCCCACGCTATAGCCGACGGCGGCTCCAAAAGCCGGCTAGTTCCCACGGACCCGCCTTTTACTACATACAGGAGCCGCGTTTATGCCGGTCTCCTAACGCTCCAGCCGctccgaaaaaaaaaaaaaaaaaaaaaaagaaaaaaaaagattttattagcGTTATTATTGTCGTTGGCAATGACCCCTCTCCCCCTCGCTGGAGCCGCCCCGCTATTCCTGTTACTCTgggagccgccgccgccctcCTCTCCGCCCGGGGGCTGCTGCGCTCGGGGAACCGGCTTCTGTTTCCCAACACTTCGCCCCCCAGGCCACGCTACTCCCGCTGCTGCCGATCCCCGTTGTTCCTTAAACTCTCGGGAGGGGAGCGGCCGGCGGAGATATCCCCCGGCTCTCAGCCCGGCATGCACGTACATCGCAGGAGGCGAAACCTCACCCGGCATCTCCCCGGGAAGTTGCATCTCAGTTTCCCCCGCTCACCACAACAAGCCGAGACCTCGCTGCTGGGAGATCCCGTCTACGCTTCCCCCGAGGCATCGCTCCCCTTTCCCTTAACACCGTATCTTATTATCGCTATCATTTCAAATCGTATTTTGCAAAAGGAGCGGCTGGCGGGGAGCGGAACGGCCTTTTTACCTGGGAGGTCCATGACGGGAGAGGAGGGCTGGCTAGGTAGCTCGTCCGTGAACTTGTATTGCTTAGAGAAAATGAGCCGAGATTGCgctggcagaaagaaaaggaaacaggagTCGCCTCTTTCTCTCCCGCCCATTGCCAATAATCCCCCCCCACCGCAACCGCTACCACCACCACCCcgcttcctcccccctcccctctctctctcgctcacacacacacacacacacaaacactcGCACCGGCAGGGGTTCGGTCTCCGGGAGAGGAGCCGAGCCTGGACCCGGCACCTCGGCACCCGCACCGCGGGGCTCCACCCGGGACAGGCTCCCCGGGAGCCCCGCACGGTGCCACGGGCGGCGGGGATCAGCCCAAccccttcttttatttctacttcGACACGTCGGGCTCAGCCGCCCCTGTACGAACGCGCCACCGGCACCTTAGCGTTTACGGGGCCAGAGCTGCAGCCGAACCGTGCGGTTATCACGGACTGGAAGCTACTTGGAATTAACAGACTTTAATCACCATCATCATAATATTAATAACTAAAAAGGATACGTTTGCGCCGCTGAAGGCTGCGCACCGCACACTGAAAGGTCCTATTCCCGTGCCCGCACCCCCTCTCGCCAGCGCTCGGCGGCGGCTCCCCGCTGTAGTAAACTGTTTCTTTCCCGAGGCggctcctttcccagccccGCACCTGCTCCTGGACCTGTTCCCAGCCCCGCACCTGATGCCAGCCCCGCTCCCAGCCCCGTACCTGCTCCTGGACCCTCTCCCAGCCCCCGCACCTGCTCTCCGCCCCGCTCCCCAACCCGCTCCCGGCCCGGGACCCGCTCCCCGCTCCCCGCTCCGCACCAGGGCTCCGCCCGGGGCTCGGCGCCAAGGACGGGCGTGGGGCGCCACctggcggcggcgcggggcggcaCGCCCTCGTCGGGGCGGGCCGGGCTGGGCAGCGGCGCCCCCGGgggtggcagggagggaggcagggacgGTCGCTCCGCGGCGAGGGAAAATCCCAACGGGCAGAGCGTGAGGTCGAGGAACTCAGTGAGTGCCTCCCCTCGCCGCCTGCAGGGCTCGGGGACTCCGCTCAGGGGTCTCTTCTGCCTTGCGGAGCGGTGATGATGATGCTCGTCACAGTCTTGGTTATCACCAGATATTTGCcggctgaaaatgttttgtgccTCTCAGCTCCTGCGGAGAGGTTAGCGGCAATGCGAAGGAGGGGGAGGCAGAGCCCTGGCAATcatgttttgtgaaaaaaaaaacccaaacattgcATTTCCCAGCGTTTCTCTCTGTTGcagattgcttttctttctggtcGCATATGGCATTTTCCTTGGTATCCTGATACTCAGACTTGAGCAACTGAAAGGGACGTGTTAGAAAACCGAATGTAAATCTAAATGGTAGCTCTTGGTATGAAGATAAATTTGCAGGTGTTGCTCAATAGTCTAAAATTATGATCTCGGCTATGAATGAGCACTCCTCTGTTTCAATCTTCTGCTGTAAGCACAAGTAAGGAATCCCTGCGGGTGTCTGCTTGATGATTTGCACCGAGAAATTAATCATGTCCTGAAATCGTAGCTAAGCAGTGTGCAGGGAATTCCTAACCTATAGCTTCCTATTTCAAATGAGAATTTTATACTAAGCCTGAAATACTTGTGTTTAATggcctttttttctgagttcaAGCATGGAGGGATGAAagtagaaagctgaaaagtATCATGCATTAAAACTATCGGGAATCAGACCAGGAACCAGTCTGTGGCTGTAAGACAGCACCTATTCTGCCTGACAGTGAAAAGAAGCATAGAAATTCCTCTAGAAGACATGAACACTCAGTCTTGCATGCGTCTGGTACACCGGAGCGCTGCTATTACTTCTCTTTAGATCAGACTACTCATTGATTATGACTCTGTTGTATAAACAAGGAATGAAAGCAGAGCCAAAATGTTTGTTCCTTGTTTTATATGACTTACAACATTAGTCCTGGTAGTGAGAGAATGATGGCATGTCATGACTTCTGCCTGCTACTTTCTGGAAAGATGAGCATAAGAACTAAAGGGAACTGAAAAGCCCTTAAATCCAATGCGCATCCACAGAAAACCAGATGAAATCTTGCCTCGTTTAATACAAGGAATGAATCCTATATGTACAGAAACCTTCTCCTTACAGAGCTAACTAGCAAAGGAACTACAAGTACAAAATAGCACAGCATGAGTGCAAAAGgggaataagaaaataagaatgtttaataaaatacttaCCTGAAATTtacaggttttgggttttgttttttttttttttagaaaacagtttCATGTGTTACTCCTAATTAAATACTATCCTTATTGGGATAAACCTGCAGCCTTTGTGGAGTTAtgacagaattatttctgtgtctttcctttctttttgtgtggCAAGGCTGAAAATACAGATTCTGAAATTATTAACCTAGGGAAATGCTGTTCACTCATCTATAAAGTGACTTCAGAAAGTTTTAGCTTCTAAAGTAAATAAGCAGATAAGGTATTTGTAGTCATCTTTCTTGAGCTCAAGGAATTTGTTGTAGTTTGAAAAGAGTAGTGTGCAGTCAAGGTCGTGCCATTTTTTACTTTGCCAAGACTGTTAGgaatgcaaacatttctaccAGGAACATGTTGAACTTAATGGTTTGGGAGTTctacaagaaataaaactgcttatTTCTTTGGAGCCTTCCCTAAGCTAGTACTCACCTTGAACTCATTTAAGCCAACAACTTCAAGGGGAAAAGCTTTTTGTCTCATCTACTAAATCAAGTTATcaaaagaaaggtattttggTCAGCATCTCCCAAGTGTTTACCATACATTATTTACATTAATGCCTAAAAAAATAGGACACaactttccaaaagaaaatacttaacaCATCTATTCtagaaattatttcacagaTAGTTTCCCGTATTATCTGGATGTTAAATATatgaatgaagagaaaaaagacatGTTCATTTGATGTGAAACATACTTTTGACTGCCCCTAATACTAGGACAAGTTTGTGACAGGGATGTAGAAGCACTTCCATGATCAGCCAAGGTGCAGGAGATTGAGTCCTCATTTATTTAATAGGCTACCATTGAAATCACTAGACATAGTCTTCAGGGATTACATGGCCATTAAAAACAAGTTTAGGAtttaataactatttttttttctttacaagcaTATCTTTGAAATTTAACCTGCTGGCAAAGGAAGCCTAGTCTTCTATACTTATGGAGAGTGATGATGTCCATATTAACTACAAGCTGCGGTTAAATCAGCTGAGGTATATCCACTCTATGTTTGAGGAGCCCATGTTAAATTCAACCATCAGTGTAACTAGAAGAACGCTTTCTAAATCCAAATTATTAGTTCATTCTCTATCCTATTAGGGCACCAGGATGGATTATCTCAGAGCTACAATCTATGGCAAATAATATATAACTCTCTGTTGGTACATTCTCAAGTATAtatgatgcagaaaaaaaaaaaagcctaataaATTAGAGTTCATTCAGAGACgtacttaaatttcttttctagctTCTGAGTCTTAATGCTTCACACATCAACCAAGGCAGTTTTATTTTCGCCCGCAAAGGAAGATTCATCATGAGTTTTTCTGAGGTCTCAGTTCGCAATTGCATAGGGATTCCCTTCATAGGAAGGTCAGGACAACAGAGGGAAGATTTTCTATGACACATCTTCATATGGAGTGTCATGTCTgatataatttcagaaatatttatgtatgaTTTTTACACCATGAAAGAAACATGATATTAATCAAGaacatttatttgttcttgGAAAAATATCGGAACAATCAAAAACAGCAGTCTGTTTGGAacataaaacttcattttcttccataaaaTACCATCAATTTCTGatgatttattaaataaatagcaaaagcatgctataacaaaaaaagaaaacattggtaTCATTTTTAATTATGGTAATATAATTCATTACAAAGCTCTGATTTTATACGTTTAATATCAGATTGGATCTCTGAGTGCTGCATCTTCATGTTCACAGTTATTTGGGTaatactgcttttcttcagatgtGCAAACACTGAAACGCTGTCAAAGCTTGACTGCGATACAATTTTTGTGtgacaattattttattaaaatattgttaatAAATACTATCTTGTGCACCTCATAGAGATGAAATGGAGATGAAATACTGCACAACTTTATAGTGGTACCAGAGCTCTTACATATGGTTGTACAGTGATGTTTAAATGCACTCTTGTAAGACAAGTTTGTAATGCCACTGCCTTTACATACTCTACCAGACACATTTGAGAAATGGCCCCTGCAGTGAAATGGCTAGCGCTTGGCAACATGCTGTTGTACTCTTTAAACTCTCTCATTTAATGGAATTTCAGCTCCAGTAGGAGAGggaattaatttttgaaattaaagttattttgtagtgcctttttttctaatatcatGTTCTGACCGTATCGCCCGCCTCTGTGGTGATATTTTCGAGCCATTCAGGTTTGCTTGGGAGAATTTAGAGATAAAGATGTCAtatcatttaggaaaaaaaaggtgcagaGACTTGTTTTTTCTAAACATGTATTTATCAGAAACGTTCACATAATGTGCATGTGGTCTCATACGTGGTCTGTGTTCAACACACCCAGTTTCCAAGTTTAATGTGTCATCAAGAACAAACTCTGTTCTACAATGATGTTAGGCAGCTCTGCTATTCTCTCAGttccttcttcagaaaataacagcttttaaCTAGATAAATGATGACAGCAACCAGTGTGCCTTCCAAAGACTGAACATTTTTTgggtaaaaagaaaaggcacttGGGAGGAATGTTTACCACAATACCAGCCAGGCATGGCACTTGGCCAGTAcgaatatttctttcttttatacgTAACACTCAGCATTGCTTGTGTGCCTAAGTTTGGGGTATGCACTTTCCACTCATACAAACTCGCAACTTGATCTTTTAAATAaggaaagcatatttttaaaatgtaactgcTAGCTAACAGAATTAAAGAATTCATTTATTCTCTTGCACCTGCAAAGGTGTGTGTGTCCATCTAATATGCCCCCTCTGAACCTCCCAAATGAATTCAGAGACTGAAGACTTTAAATGAGATTTCTAATCAAAAAGTTGCTTTAAACAGCATGTTCACAAGTTTCCTTTCAGGAGTTCCCTTCAGGATCATGGTCAATATATATGATGTTCTTTGaagtgcatatatatatataaaatatcttaTAGATGTTGCGTATAGTAATGTATAGATACACGTTACATAAATATTAGATACTATAGCTATGTATTAGGTACATCTAGATACTATGTGTTAGTTCCCTATAGGAGTTGGATAAGCTGGTGATTTTAGGCTGTATGTTTTGCATTGACTTCCTTGCTACAGGTAAGATGTTGCTATGCAGTATCACACAAATGCAAAATTTGAAACTAGACAAGGATTGGTTATTTTCAAAAAAGAGAATCTTAAAACAGGACTCTGAAATACGAAAAAAGAGATGCCCCAGCCTTCGATTGCATTACCTATCTTTGGTTCATTCAGCTAGATTTCAAAACAGGCCTTCCAGTTCTGACTGGGATGCAAAGTTGTACCAAATTGCATGTTTTTACTGATGTATCTTAATTCTTATTAGGAGAGAAGACCCTGACATTTCTAGGCATTTTCTACAAAAATATGTGTCATAGGTAGAAGATCACATTATTAATGCTTTCATTTAGTTAGTTCTGAGTTTAGCACTTCAGAATAAAAAGTCTGTAGAGGACTGTCTCTTAAGTGACATACACGGAAGGAAATCTTTAACCTTTTGTTCATACATTTCTTTACTTTAGTTTTttgttgcttcattttttgATTCTGCTTGAAAGAGCCATGAATCTTTTCTAAGAAAGCAACAGCTCTGTTAACAGGTCTCAGGATGTTGTCTCAAGCTGCACGCTCACgaaataagaatataaaaagcATTACTTGCTTTGGAAATCTTATTTGGTATACTGAGCTCTAACTATTCTGACAAGGAGCAAAGCCCAGCTGggttcaattttttaaaaattaatttttcttctgaaacaaataaatctGTGATGCAACCAAGAGACTGTTTAGAGCTTTAGAGAATTAAAACAGATATATCTGGTCACCTTTACATGCTCATTCCATCTCAGCACATGGCTGCTGAGAATTCAGCTGACATCTGAGACACCCATAAGGTTTGAGTCTTAGTTTCCCTTATTGGGTAATGAGGGAGGGCTCTGGTTGTTGATGACTGAGTCGTGTATTCCTTTCAGcttttttgtcatgttttttcacttttcctccaCTAGAGTTCACTATTTTCACCAATAATTAGACTAATGTATCTGAACAGAGTCACATGGTTGACTGTGTACTGGGATTGTACATTTAGTAGGTTACTACAAGGGACGCATGAACAGTGATGTCCCAACATACCAAAATCTCACCTTTTCAGTGAGATTTGCTGTCAGACATTTTTACGAAACTGCTGCCACTCTGGCTGTATGACTTCATTTAATTGAAATGGGGAAGACTGATATTCCTCATCTAAAGAACACTTCCCATCTGATCCCAGCCTCCAAAAATGGTATTTCATCTAACATGagtataaaagaaaattcagagtaGCCAGCGACTCTTGAAATGTCTAAGATGCAGGAAGATTTGCATCCTTTCAAGGAGTTTACATCCTTGATGTGAATTACACATACCTTACTTCAGTCACAGTTTGGTGTTGTTGTAGATTTCAGCTCCACCGCTTATGATAGAATTTCATGCCCTTTTAGCTTACGCAGGTCCGTGAAGACTTCTGTTCTTGTCTCGTTAGAAATAGTTTTGAACAGCAGTCTTTGTCTGCGAAAGCTCTGGGAGACATATAGTCAGTCCAGATCCCGTCATTGTGCATCAGTACAGCGTTACATTGTTCTTGTCCAGAATCAAAAGCTTTTATCTAAAACTGGGTTTAGCTGTTATGACTGTAGAGATAGCCTCACAAACCCTAACAATAGATGCAATGTCAGCTCTCTACTACTTTTAAACAATTGTGTTATGAGGTATGATCTATCCTAGTCATCCCAGTGGCTGCTAAATTGGATGTGCCTGATAGCACTGGTGAACATCAGTTCTTCGTGTCATCGAAGCACGTAGTAAAGGAGATAGAACTTTACCTGTGGAACACTTGCATAATCCACTGTGAATGAAAACTTGTTTGGGCTGGATAAAGGCATCTGGAAACATCAGTATTTGTCTCTCCTTGAAATCAGGGACTCAAAGTCAAAGTCTAGTCAAGGTCTGAGATTCTTACATGAATAGAGTGGAAAAGCCACTGTGGGGAAGCTAACATGTTAAAGGGGTGAAGAGCCAAGCCCAAGGGCCTAAGGAGTACGTGTCACTGTGTCTGGAATAGTTACCAGCATTACTTTTAACAGCTTCATTGGAAGaagaattgaaaaataattttctattccTAATTGAACATTTGGAATATGTATTACAGTGTAGTTGTTCCCTGTTCTCCTAGGAAGTATTGCTACAGGTGAGAGGTGTAACTTGTTGGTCTGTTTTGAACGATGTTTGTATGTGTTTGTACCATTCCTCTGGAAGCCACAGACACCTCTTATCACATTTTTTGATTCAGGATGAACGTCCAGAGTAGTAGAGCCAGGTACTCTCTCACTGTAAAGGGACTCACATGGCCTGATCTGGGCCTGTCCTAAACGCTCAACACCCAACATATTCTGTCGCATGTGACTGCAGAGAAAACTTGTGACATCTGAAAgtgcaaacaaaaagaagtgaCACAAAAGCAGTCATTCCCTTCATCTTGTGCTTTTCCTTCCAGGGAATTGTAGAAGCAGTCAGTACAAGAAAACAATAGTAAAATTTCAAACTTAGGAACTTTGAGGCAGATTAAGCATTTCCAATTCTACTACTGAGGTCTTCACAAGGGATTTAACATCTGAAGCTTTTTCGATGCTTTAGAAGGAACAAtactaaattaaagaaaattaaattaaacaaaaactaTGAATCGGAGCTCTGATACACTTTTGCTAAAGGAAAGAACaataagtttcttttaaaataaaataaatttcacatTGCAATTAATTCCTCTAAGTAGCActtgatttttatatatatgatatacattataaaatatatatgtgttaGGGAAATTAGTGTGTAGATAGCCTGAACTGAAAGTCTCGAGTTTACAAAGATATAGACTGTTTGCTACTTGAGGCGCATGAACAGCCCCACTGTGCTTTTGCTCTTTATGTTCATAAACCTTTGTAGGCCTGGAGCCTACagtacaggagaaaaaaacacaagaaatattcagtagcatttcttttcatgacTTCATGCTTATGATGCTCTTGAATCAGTATcattattacttttattatgTTTTGTCATTGTGATGACAAAAAGGATTTCAGTGCAGCTCTGTAGAGACTATTTTGCCATGGACATATTGTTTAGAAGTCAGGTATGTTTTGTAAAATGGTAGAAACTGATTCTGGAGATATGTTTTGCAATGACTACAAAGCAGCTGGCATCTCTGTAACTGTCACTTTTTAATGGCAAGCAAAATTCTTTGATGTCTTTTACTACTCTGCTTAAATGTTGCACGTGCCAATGACAGATGTGTTTAAGCAACTTACATACTTTTATCTGGGTAAAATTTATTACTAAAGTAAGGCAAAGCAAAATGTCTGTTTCTCTTTGGAGGCGTGTCTGAGAACACAGCAATGCAATCATGCTTGATGTTATCAGCTTTCTAAGAGAAGACAGAAACCAGGTCATGTGCACTGAGATGTCAGCCCTGACCAAAGCACTAAGCACATGTACCTTCTTTCCAGTGTCCTGTGGCATGGAGGCTATGACAAGCCCTCACTTTCCCAAAAATCACAATGTTAGACTTCCTCATCCTGGCAAACAAggattataaaatatattccaaGTATGATGATAGGGagtagagggtttttttttttctgtttcctaagGACTTGATGATATTTTATAGTTTACATTATGCAGAACTCAATTaacatgtgtgtatatatatatatatatatatatatatatatatatatgtaaggCTACATCAACACTGTTCTTTCAGGTCAGGTCTAAGCCCATGC is part of the Cuculus canorus isolate bCucCan1 chromosome 2, bCucCan1.pri, whole genome shotgun sequence genome and harbors:
- the CBLN2 gene encoding cerebellin-2; this encodes MGWRRRGALPAGGCCCCLAAALPLLLLLLPAGCPVRAQNDTEPIVLEGKCLVVCDSSPSADGAITSSLGISVRSGSAKVAFSATRSTNHEPSEMSNRTMTIYFDQVLVNIGNHFDLASSIFVAPRKGIYSFSFHVVKVYNRQTIQVSLMQNGYPVISAFAGDQDVTREAASNGVLLHMEREDKVHLKLERGNLMGGWKYSTFSGFLVFPL